The genomic window ATAGATCCACACCGAGGTTTTCTAGCACCCTGGCTGCTACGCCTTCCCCTTCGCGGATTAGGCCCAACAGCAGATGCTCGGTGCCAATGTAGTTATGCCCCAGTTGGCGTGCTTCTTCCAAGGAGAGTTCTAGAACTCGCTTTGCCCGTGGCGTAAACGGAATTTCCACGGCAACAAAGCCTGATCCCCGTCCTATAATTTTTTCAACTTCAATTCGGGCATCTTTGAGATTGACGCCCATTGATTTCAGCACCTTGGCAGCCACTCCAGTGCCTTCGCCAATCAGACCCAAGAGGATCTGCTCGGTTCCGACAAAGTTGTGACCTAAACGGCGGGCCTCTTCTTGGGCCAGCATGATTACCTTAATGGCTTTTTCTGTGAAGCGCTCAAACATGGCATTTTTCCCATCATCTGCGGTCGTGCCGGTATGCTGATTTTAGCACAGGCAAAGCTTTTGGATGCCTGTATAACAGATTATAGACATCCTGAAGCTATGACTTGGGTTGATGGGCTGATTGTTAACTATTGACTACTTTTATGTAGCTAGTGTACTGAGGAGCTTTAGTTCACCAGCGTTTTTGGGATTTATTACAAATAGCTGACTACTTACATTAAGAGTTTCTTTACTCAATCCCAAACTTTTATTAGTAACACATATCTCTTAAAATGTCAACCATTAAAAATTTTGCATAGTTTTTTATTATGCATTTTGTTTTTGATATAAAATATTTAAATAAAAAAAGGTGGAGCAAAGTTGCATTTTTTTGCTGAAGCTGATCACAAGCCTCGATAATTCAAAATTAATAATCCCTAACTACGCAGAGCAGCGTAAATAATTAAAGATTTGTAGGTAAGAATTCAGCCCTCAAAGTAGGGCTTTAGCCTCTATTACGATACCCTACGCGAACACTACGAGCTAATTTCCACATTTTTTACATTAATTAACATAGTTTTATTTATTCTCGCCTACCTCTCTTACTTAAAAAGCAAGTGCCAAGAGGATTTGTCCAAGCGATCGCTAACTAGGGTATACCAATTGTCCAAAGTCTTTTGAAATTGGGGGTGTTGCAGGTCTGACATCCAAAGGATTAGCGCATCCTCACCGTTATCTTGGTAGTAACGCCGTCGCCGCCCAGCTGTTTTGAAGCCAAATTTTTGATATAAAGATATTGCCGCCAAGTTGGAAGCTCGGACTTCGAGGGTAGCTCGCTCCAAACCGCGATCGCAAGCTGTCTTAATGAGTGAATATAGTAAAGCTGCACCCAAACCTTGACGATGATATTGGGGATGAACTGCCAAAATTGTAATGTGGGCTTCCTCTAAAATTGACCAAAAGCAACCGATTCCTAGCAAACTTATGGTGGAGAACCGGGAAAATAAACCGAGTAAATCGCTGTTGGGACTATCCAATTCTCGTTTGTAGCCCTCCAGAGTCCAAAGTCCGCCAAAACAGGCTTGATCGAGTTCTAGTATTGCACTGAGATTTTCTGGTGTCAGTAATTTAATTTCTAAGTCTGATGAGATCACATTTATTGAATAAGATTACAAACCCTTTGTAAACTGGGAATCGGGAGACGAACTCAAAACCCGTAATTTGAACAAGGACAACTTTTATATTTATGGTATCGACTCACCCCACTGGGGTTCAACATTCTGGAAGTCAATATTTACCTCAAAAATACGACACCAACGCATATCCATCGCCTAATCAAGAACTTTTACCCTTGACTGCCAGAGTTCATAACCATGACCTCCTAGAAATTGGTGGGTGTGATGTCACAACCCTAGTTGAGCAGTTTGGTTCACCTTTATATATTTTAGATGAAGAAACCCTGCGTTCGGCTTGTCAGCAATACCGAGATGCTTTCAAACAGTACTACAAGGGCGAATCTCAAGTATTGTATGCCTCAAAAGCTTGGAATTGTTTAGCAGTTTGTGCGATCGCAGCTTCTGTTGGGCTAGGAATCGATGTAGTTTCTGGGGGCGAACTTTACACCGCCCTGCAAGCGGGTGTTAGTCCCAATAAAATTTACCTTCACGGAAATAATAAATCTCGTGAAGAACTAATTTTAGCGATCGAGTCTGGTGTCACCATTGTGGCGGATAACTGGCACGAGTTGCGTACCCTTGTCGAAATAGCCCAACCTGCTCAACCAATCCGCATTATGCTCCGGCTAACTCCCGGTATCGAGTGTCACACCCATGAATATATTCGCACGGGACACTTAGATAGCAAATTTGGCTTTGATCCCAACGATTTAGATGAGGTATTTACTTTTGTTAGTCAACAACCTGCCCTTGAGTGCGTAGGGGTACACGCTCATATTGGTTCCCAAATTTTTGAGCGCCAACCGCATCAAGATTTGGCCGCTGTCATGGTGCAGTGGCTGCGGGATGCCACAAAGTATGGTTTAAATATTACAGAGTTAAATGTTGGTGGCGGTTTGGGGATTAAGTATACAGAATCAGACGATCCCCCCAGCATTGAAGAGTGGGTGAAGGCAATTTGTGAAGTAATCCAAGAAGCTTGTGCAGCCGAAAATCTGCCTTTGCCGAAATTACTTAGTGAACCAGGGCGATCGCTAATTGCCACAGCTTGCGTCACTGCCTATACTATTGGTTCATCCAAAGTTATCCCAGAAATTCGTACCTACGTAGCGATCGATGGGGGAATGTCCGATAATCCCCGCCCAATTACTTACCAATCAGTTTATCGGGCAGTAGTTGCGAATAAAATGTCTTCTCCTTTAACCCAAACAGTCACAATTGCTGGTAAACATTGTGAATCAGGAGATATTCTGATTAAAAATGCACTACTCCCAAAAACTGAACCAGGAGATATTCTCGTAGTTATGGGAACTGGTGCGTACAATTACAGTATGGCATCTAACTACAATCGCTTGCCCCGACCGGCAGCAGTTGTAGTGACGAATGGGGAAGCAAATTTAATTTTGCAACGTGAAACTTATCAAGACTTAATTCGACAAGATCGCCTACCAGAAAGACTGAAAAGTCAAGAGTTAGGAGTTAAAAGTTAGAGTTAGGAGTTATACCGATTATCTTATAAGGGTGCTCCAAAACTTGGGGATTTTGCCCCAAGTGTGACCAAGCTTGATTTTGTGCAATTTCACAAAGAATTGGTATTAGGAGTTAGGAGTTGTCAATTAAAGATTTTTTCATAACTCATAACTCTTCACTTCCAACTCATAACCGTAATTAGAGGCAAAAGTTTAATCCAGATGTCATGAGAGATTGGTGGAAGCAATGGCTGACAAACCTAGGATGGTCACAGTCCTTGCTACTTGGGACTCTGGATATTGTGTTAGTGTTGGCGCTGACATACATGATACTAATTATTATTAGTGAGCGCCGGACACTGTGGATGGTGCGGGGATTCATTATCTTAATGCTAGCCTCAGCACTAAGTGGCAGATTAGGACTACCTCTGCTAAGTTTTGTACTGGAAAAGTTGGTGATTGGTTGTGCTGTAGCAATGGCAGTTGCTTTACAGTCAGAGTTTCGACGGTTTTTGGAACAATTGGGGCGTGGCGAATTCCGCCAGTTGTTTCAACCCGATCGGCTGGCAATCCCTAAATCTGATAGTGTAATTGATGAAATTGTTGAGGCTATTAAAGAATTGTCAAAAAACCGCATTGGAGCTTTACTAATTTTGGAAACCACAGGGCAAATTGATGAGCGAGATTTTTCTGTGCCAGGAGTAAAGCTAAATGCGGAGGTTTCTAAAGAACTGATCCAAACAATTTTTCAGCCAAAAACTTTGTTACACGATGGAGCAACATTGATTCGTGGCTCACGGCTTGTGTCATCGGGTATAATTTTACCACTTTCGGGACGCACAGCCTCGCGCCAGTTGGGAACACGCCACCGAGCGGCAATGGGAATTACTGAGCGGGTCGAAAATTGCATTTGTGTCGTTGTATCTGAAGAAACGGGTTCCATTTCCTTAGCGGAACGAGGAACCCTAAATAGACCGCTGACGATTAAGAAACTGAAAGAGTCATTAGAAGAGGCTCTTTTGTCTCCAACTGTGGATAGGGAAGCTGTTGCTCCTGGTGTGTTGAGTTTTGTTCGTCAGATAGGCGGGAAAACACTAGCACTGGTTTCACGTTTACTCAGATTACCATCGACCGCTTCTCGAGATAAAAAATGACAGCACAACAAACTAAATTGCAAGATTTGCCTACTGACTTAAAACGAGAACTATTGCCGCAGCACGTTGCGGTGATTATGGATGGCAATGGTCGATGGGCTAAACGTCAGGGGTTACCCCGGATTATGGGTCATAAGCGAGGAGTAGATGCTCTCAAGGATTTACTTCGCTGTTGTCAGGATTGGGGAATTCAGGCGCTGACGGCTTATGCTTTTTCAACAGAGAACTGGAAAAGACCGCAGGAAGAAGTGGATTTTTTGATGACTCTGTTTCAAAGAGTTTTGCGCCAAGAACTGCGGGAAATGGTCGAAAAGAATGTTCAAATTAAGTTTGTGGGAAATTTGCAAGACCTGCCACGATCGCTCCAACAAGAAATATCCCGTTCAATGGCAGAAACTAAGGATAATCGTGGTATCCGGTTTTCGGTGGCAACTAATTATGGCGGACGGCAGGAGATTTTACAAGCTTGTCAGGCGATCGCAAAACAAGTTCAGCAAGGTCTGTTACAACCCGATGAAATTGATGAACAAGTATTTGAGAGCCACTTGTACACAGCAGGAATTACTGACCCAGATTTGTTAATTCGCACAAGTGGAGAAATGCGCCTCTCAAATTTCCTGCTCTGGCAAATGGCTTATGGAGAAATTTACATTACTGATACTCTCTGGCCAGATTTTGACCGCGCTGAATTTCACCGCGCTTTGTGTGCCTACCAGCAACGGGAGCGGCGGTTTGGGAAAGTATAAAATAGTGCTGAGTAGAGACGAGATTATACAGCCGCTCTCCGAGCGTCTATGAGTCTGTACAAGAGTGCTGTGTAACAAGTAATTCAGTAGGCTGAGTATTGCTTTCAATCATTTTGACGCGATCGCACATTAATTGTAAGCGATCGCTTTTGTCAGCTATACGTACTTTACAAGATTGGTGATCGCAGTAATCGGCTGGTGAAGTTCGGAGTCATTCATGCTCTACTTTTAGTATTAGAGGCGCGATCGCATATGTTAGTTTATTTAGTTTATGCAGATTCTTTTTGGGAAGGAATAGAAACTAGATTCTCGTTAGCCAAGGGTTTTACCTCGTTTTGCAAGACAGCAAACCAAGCGATAGTGGTTCCATCGTTACGGGAGAACTCAATTTCGTAGGCTTCATCCTCGTAGACTTCCAGAATGGTTCCGATCGTGCCTGCGGAAACTCCACGATCTTGGTAACGGTCGGTAACAAGCTCTACTAAACAATAGGTCGCGAGAATCATGATGGGTTGCCTCCATTAGCAAATCCAGAGAATGGGGTGGCTAGCTTTAATGTACCTTGGTTATCCAGAATCCAGCCTGTGAGAAGTGTTTTACCCCTGATCTCTACAATGATCGTAAACCGTTGTCCGTGGCGATCGTGTTCGCCTACAATATAGTCTTGTGCGACAAATTTGGCTTGTGCTTGGGTGACTTGACATCTCCCCCGATTGAAAATCGGGGGATTCTAAACTGATGTTGCTACGGGGTCTAAAAGACCCACTACGCAACGTTTACGATATGATTTATTTAATCTCTTGAACAAATCAATTCGTTGTGGCACTGTCAAAATTGCCCTACCCACCTTGGCTAGGTCTAACCCTAACTGTGTGGCTACTTTTCTCATGATGTTGGCGCTACCATTGCAGTCTGCATTGATAA from Nostoc sp. UHCC 0926 includes these protein-coding regions:
- the rimI gene encoding ribosomal protein S18-alanine N-acetyltransferase, with translation MISSDLEIKLLTPENLSAILELDQACFGGLWTLEGYKRELDSPNSDLLGLFSRFSTISLLGIGCFWSILEEAHITILAVHPQYHRQGLGAALLYSLIKTACDRGLERATLEVRASNLAAISLYQKFGFKTAGRRRRYYQDNGEDALILWMSDLQHPQFQKTLDNWYTLVSDRLDKSSWHLLFK
- the lysA gene encoding diaminopimelate decarboxylase, translated to MVSTHPTGVQHSGSQYLPQKYDTNAYPSPNQELLPLTARVHNHDLLEIGGCDVTTLVEQFGSPLYILDEETLRSACQQYRDAFKQYYKGESQVLYASKAWNCLAVCAIAASVGLGIDVVSGGELYTALQAGVSPNKIYLHGNNKSREELILAIESGVTIVADNWHELRTLVEIAQPAQPIRIMLRLTPGIECHTHEYIRTGHLDSKFGFDPNDLDEVFTFVSQQPALECVGVHAHIGSQIFERQPHQDLAAVMVQWLRDATKYGLNITELNVGGGLGIKYTESDDPPSIEEWVKAICEVIQEACAAENLPLPKLLSEPGRSLIATACVTAYTIGSSKVIPEIRTYVAIDGGMSDNPRPITYQSVYRAVVANKMSSPLTQTVTIAGKHCESGDILIKNALLPKTEPGDILVVMGTGAYNYSMASNYNRLPRPAAVVVTNGEANLILQRETYQDLIRQDRLPERLKSQELGVKS
- the cdaA gene encoding diadenylate cyclase CdaA — protein: MRDWWKQWLTNLGWSQSLLLGTLDIVLVLALTYMILIIISERRTLWMVRGFIILMLASALSGRLGLPLLSFVLEKLVIGCAVAMAVALQSEFRRFLEQLGRGEFRQLFQPDRLAIPKSDSVIDEIVEAIKELSKNRIGALLILETTGQIDERDFSVPGVKLNAEVSKELIQTIFQPKTLLHDGATLIRGSRLVSSGIILPLSGRTASRQLGTRHRAAMGITERVENCICVVVSEETGSISLAERGTLNRPLTIKKLKESLEEALLSPTVDREAVAPGVLSFVRQIGGKTLALVSRLLRLPSTASRDKK
- a CDS encoding isoprenyl transferase encodes the protein MTAQQTKLQDLPTDLKRELLPQHVAVIMDGNGRWAKRQGLPRIMGHKRGVDALKDLLRCCQDWGIQALTAYAFSTENWKRPQEEVDFLMTLFQRVLRQELREMVEKNVQIKFVGNLQDLPRSLQQEISRSMAETKDNRGIRFSVATNYGGRQEILQACQAIAKQVQQGLLQPDEIDEQVFESHLYTAGITDPDLLIRTSGEMRLSNFLLWQMAYGEIYITDTLWPDFDRAEFHRALCAYQQRERRFGKV
- a CDS encoding DUF4926 domain-containing protein; the protein is MILATYCLVELVTDRYQDRGVSAGTIGTILEVYEDEAYEIEFSRNDGTTIAWFAVLQNEVKPLANENLVSIPSQKESA